A region from the Spirochaeta thermophila DSM 6192 genome encodes:
- the queD gene encoding 6-carboxytetrahydropterin synthase QueD: protein MAPSYQGDERADKAVYVVRAEGTFAAAHYLSSYHGKCETLHGHNYRVRAYAAGRKLDEGGMVLDFGILKKALREVLARLDHTNLNDHPFFQENPSAERIATYVYEEMVKKLPGTPIWKVEVFETDENLAIYLPYGDTFPPLP, encoded by the coding sequence ATGGCCCCATCCTATCAGGGAGACGAGCGCGCAGACAAGGCCGTGTATGTGGTGAGGGCGGAAGGCACCTTTGCTGCGGCCCACTACCTCTCTTCCTACCACGGGAAGTGCGAAACCCTCCACGGCCACAACTACCGCGTCCGAGCCTACGCCGCAGGGAGGAAGCTCGACGAAGGGGGTATGGTCCTCGACTTCGGGATCCTCAAGAAGGCCCTCAGGGAGGTCCTCGCACGGCTCGACCATACGAACCTCAACGACCACCCCTTCTTCCAGGAGAACCCGAGCGCCGAGCGGATCGCCACCTATGTGTACGAGGAGATGGTGAAGAAACTCCCCGGGACACCGATATGGAAGGTAGAGGTGTTCGAGACCGATGAGAACCTCGCCATCTACCTTCCGTACGGGGATACGTTCCCACCCCTACCTTAA
- a CDS encoding UDP-N-acetylmuramoyl-L-alanyl-D-glutamate--2,6-diaminopimelate ligase, which translates to MSLVLSSLLDAIKPEEVRGGGDPRVRLLAYDSRDVESGALFFALPGLHTDGHRFVEDALGRGAVAVVHERELPSYREGVVYLRVKNARRALSAASAVFYGHPSQDLEVTGVTGTDGKSSTTYFIYQLLRASGVKVGCISTALFSTGGEPEPNPLRQSTPEAPFVHGALARMREAGCTHAVVEATSHGLSPRTARLEDVRFTVGVLTNITHEHMEFHGSFEQYREDKGRLFRGLPEGGKAVLNLDDPSSGFLAERTRAGVWGYGLGTREGARLWAEVREESLAGSRCLVHGRETLEVWVPFPGRFNVENVLAAVLGAAAAAGKEPEGFLSHVPHLEGVPGRMERVEAGQPFLVLVDYAHTPGAFEKLLPFVRRFVEGRLIVVFGSAGERDRTKRPMQGRVASRWAEVVVLTDEDPRGEDRMAILREIAAGCEGLVEGESLFMVPDRREAIGLAVGMAREGDAVLCLGKGHERSIVTAEGPVAWDEVGAVREALAARGWREEQGL; encoded by the coding sequence ATGAGTCTGGTTCTATCATCTTTGCTGGATGCGATCAAGCCCGAGGAGGTGCGGGGCGGAGGGGATCCCCGGGTGCGTCTCCTCGCCTACGATTCGCGGGACGTGGAATCGGGGGCGCTCTTCTTCGCCCTTCCGGGGCTTCACACCGACGGACACAGGTTCGTTGAGGATGCGCTCGGGCGGGGTGCGGTCGCGGTGGTACACGAGCGGGAGCTTCCGTCCTACCGGGAAGGGGTGGTGTACCTGAGGGTGAAGAACGCCCGGAGGGCGCTCTCCGCCGCTTCCGCGGTGTTCTACGGGCATCCTTCCCAGGATCTCGAGGTGACGGGGGTGACGGGTACGGACGGGAAGAGCAGTACCACCTACTTCATCTACCAGCTCCTCCGGGCTTCGGGAGTGAAGGTGGGGTGCATCTCCACGGCGCTCTTCTCCACCGGGGGGGAGCCCGAGCCGAATCCGCTTCGCCAGTCCACGCCCGAGGCCCCGTTCGTGCATGGGGCGCTGGCCCGTATGAGGGAGGCGGGGTGCACCCACGCGGTGGTGGAGGCGACCTCCCACGGGCTCTCTCCGCGCACGGCACGGCTGGAAGACGTGCGCTTCACCGTGGGGGTGCTCACCAACATCACCCACGAGCACATGGAGTTCCACGGGTCGTTCGAGCAGTACCGCGAGGACAAGGGCAGGCTCTTCAGGGGGCTCCCCGAGGGGGGGAAGGCGGTGCTCAACCTGGACGATCCTTCCTCAGGGTTCCTCGCCGAGAGGACGAGGGCCGGGGTGTGGGGGTACGGGCTTGGTACACGGGAGGGGGCGAGGCTCTGGGCCGAGGTGCGGGAGGAGTCGCTCGCAGGGTCGCGGTGTCTCGTGCACGGGAGGGAGACCCTCGAGGTGTGGGTGCCGTTCCCGGGCCGCTTCAATGTGGAGAACGTGCTCGCGGCGGTGCTGGGGGCCGCGGCGGCGGCGGGGAAGGAGCCGGAGGGGTTCCTGTCCCACGTGCCACACCTCGAGGGTGTACCGGGCCGGATGGAGCGGGTGGAGGCAGGTCAGCCGTTCCTCGTGCTGGTGGATTATGCCCACACGCCGGGGGCGTTCGAGAAGCTCCTGCCGTTCGTGCGCCGGTTCGTGGAGGGGCGCCTGATCGTGGTCTTCGGATCGGCGGGCGAGCGGGACAGGACGAAGCGGCCGATGCAGGGGCGGGTGGCCTCGCGCTGGGCGGAGGTGGTGGTGCTCACGGATGAGGATCCCCGGGGCGAGGACAGGATGGCGATCCTGCGGGAGATCGCCGCGGGGTGCGAGGGGCTGGTGGAGGGTGAGAGCCTGTTCATGGTGCCGGACCGCAGAGAGGCGATCGGCCTGGCGGTGGGGATGGCGCGCGAGGGGGATGCGGTGCTGTGCCTGGGGAAGGGCCACGAGCGGAGCATCGTCACGGCGGAGGGTCCGGTGGCGTGGGATGAGGTGGGGGCGGTACGGGAGGCACTGGCGGCGCGGGGGTGGCGGGAGGAGCAGGGCTTGTGA
- a CDS encoding D-alanine--D-alanine ligase family protein: MERMRIALLYGGRSGEHEVSCRSAAAIYEHLDRERFEVLPVGITHAGRWYLQREVRVKEGALEVAEDEGAVVWVVPGAGLWCGGEDLRVDCVFPIVHGTFGEDGTLQGLLEQAGVAYVGAGVLGSALGMDKDRAKAVWLQAGLPILPFMVVRRESLPPWNELAIQLRRRMEFPVFVKPARGGSSVGISKVHDERGLKKACELAFTYDSKIVIEQGIEAREIECGVWGNEDVRSFPPGEIIHTHEFYDYEAKYEDTEGLQLKIPAELTPEQQEYVRSLAEKAYRALECEGFARVDFLLDTETEVFYLNEINTLPGFTPVSMFPLMAQAAGISFPDLLTRLIELGLDRSRRRAALSYRYEALR; encoded by the coding sequence ATGGAACGGATGAGGATCGCCTTGCTCTACGGTGGACGCTCAGGGGAACACGAGGTCTCGTGCAGGTCGGCGGCCGCGATCTACGAGCACCTCGATCGCGAGAGGTTCGAGGTCCTGCCGGTAGGGATCACCCACGCGGGACGGTGGTACCTGCAGCGCGAGGTGCGGGTGAAGGAGGGGGCGCTGGAGGTGGCCGAGGACGAGGGGGCGGTGGTGTGGGTGGTGCCGGGCGCGGGGCTCTGGTGTGGGGGGGAAGACCTGAGGGTGGACTGCGTCTTCCCCATCGTGCACGGCACCTTCGGAGAGGACGGCACGCTCCAGGGGTTGCTGGAGCAGGCCGGGGTGGCGTACGTGGGAGCGGGGGTGCTCGGGAGCGCGTTGGGTATGGACAAGGACAGGGCCAAGGCGGTGTGGCTGCAGGCGGGACTCCCCATCCTCCCCTTCATGGTGGTACGCCGGGAGTCACTCCCTCCCTGGAACGAGCTTGCGATTCAGCTCAGACGGAGAATGGAGTTTCCCGTCTTTGTGAAGCCCGCCCGGGGCGGTTCCTCTGTGGGCATCTCAAAGGTCCACGACGAGCGGGGGCTCAAAAAGGCCTGTGAACTCGCCTTCACGTACGACTCGAAGATCGTCATCGAGCAGGGGATCGAGGCCCGGGAGATCGAATGCGGGGTGTGGGGAAACGAGGACGTACGGAGCTTCCCCCCCGGCGAGATCATCCACACGCACGAATTCTACGATTACGAGGCCAAGTACGAGGACACCGAAGGTCTCCAGCTCAAGATCCCTGCAGAGCTCACCCCTGAACAGCAGGAGTACGTACGGAGCTTGGCGGAGAAGGCCTACAGGGCCCTCGAGTGTGAGGGATTCGCGCGAGTCGATTTTCTCCTCGACACCGAGACCGAGGTCTTCTACCTCAACGAGATCAACACCCTTCCGGGATTCACGCCGGTGAGCATGTTCCCCCTCATGGCCCAGGCAGCGGGCATCTCGTTTCCTGACCTCCTCACCAGGCTCATCGAACTGGGGCTCGATCGCAGCAGGAGGAGAGCCGCCCTCTCATACCGCTACGAGGCCCTCCGCTGA
- a CDS encoding nitroreductase family protein gives MELLPEIAERVSVRSFTDRVPPEDVVRRILEAGRLAPSAKNRQAWRFVVIRKEEVRRKIEEAAFHQEYVGQAPVIIAGCTTNVEYRMPNGQLSYPIDISIAMTQMMLQAVHEGLGTCFVSSYDEERVKYVLSVPYSMRVVLLLLLGYPAEEPLRPERYPLERIVGFDHW, from the coding sequence GTGGAACTTCTGCCCGAGATCGCGGAACGTGTGAGCGTCCGATCCTTCACCGACAGAGTGCCGCCCGAAGATGTGGTCCGCAGGATCCTCGAGGCGGGGCGCCTCGCTCCCTCGGCCAAGAACAGGCAGGCGTGGCGGTTCGTGGTGATACGAAAGGAGGAGGTGCGGAGGAAGATCGAGGAGGCGGCCTTCCATCAGGAGTACGTGGGGCAGGCGCCGGTGATCATTGCAGGGTGTACCACCAACGTGGAATACCGCATGCCCAACGGCCAGCTCTCCTATCCCATCGACATCAGTATCGCCATGACCCAGATGATGCTCCAGGCCGTGCACGAGGGCCTCGGTACCTGCTTCGTCTCGAGCTACGACGAAGAGCGGGTGAAGTACGTGCTCTCGGTTCCCTACTCCATGCGCGTGGTGCTCCTCCTCCTCCTGGGGTATCCGGCGGAAGAGCCGCTGAGGCCTGAGCGCTATCCCCTCGAGCGCATCGTGGGTTTCGACCACTGGTGA
- the dinB gene encoding DNA polymerase IV: MRPVYFHVDLDAFYASVEKVEHPELKDKPVIVGGLPPRRGVVSACSYEARRYGIRSGMPIQEAMRRCPHGIFLPVRMRLYQEYSRRVMEILHRFTPEVRQISVDEASLDMSGTERLFGPPEEAARTIQRTIREEVGVTASIGIASNRYVAKLASERNKPAGLFLVPRGEEEPFIRSLDLADLWGVGEKTLALLKQKGITTTSRLQALTREQLQALFGKAQGAFLHTIAHGHDPGIYHDEPKTRSASHEETFDQDITTMDQAETHLLALSHKVMERLLLHEETGKTVFIKIRYSSFTTTTAQITLPTPIQCAEDLYETARTLLTSRWDGKTPIRLLGVGVSGLAPETELLPPQLFPDPSRKKKTLEEALLALEKKKGRKLLTKARLLPHPHRDPPAP; encoded by the coding sequence GTGAGACCCGTGTACTTCCACGTGGACCTCGACGCCTTCTACGCCTCGGTCGAGAAAGTCGAGCACCCCGAGCTCAAAGACAAACCGGTCATCGTAGGCGGACTCCCCCCCAGGAGAGGCGTGGTCTCGGCCTGCTCCTACGAGGCGAGACGTTACGGCATACGCTCCGGCATGCCCATACAGGAGGCCATGCGACGCTGCCCCCACGGCATCTTCCTCCCCGTCCGCATGCGCCTCTACCAGGAATACTCCAGGCGTGTCATGGAGATCCTCCATCGCTTCACCCCCGAGGTGAGACAGATCTCGGTGGACGAGGCATCCCTCGACATGAGCGGAACCGAACGCCTCTTCGGCCCTCCGGAGGAGGCGGCCCGGACCATCCAGCGCACCATCCGGGAAGAGGTGGGGGTCACCGCTTCCATCGGCATCGCCTCCAACCGGTACGTGGCGAAGCTCGCCTCGGAAAGGAACAAACCGGCGGGACTCTTCCTGGTGCCTCGAGGAGAAGAGGAACCCTTCATCCGAAGCCTCGATCTCGCCGATCTGTGGGGTGTGGGAGAGAAGACCCTCGCGCTCCTCAAGCAGAAAGGGATCACCACCACCTCCAGGCTCCAGGCACTCACCCGTGAACAGCTCCAGGCCCTCTTCGGCAAGGCTCAGGGCGCATTCCTCCATACCATCGCCCACGGCCACGACCCAGGCATCTACCATGACGAACCCAAGACCCGCTCGGCGAGCCACGAAGAGACCTTCGACCAGGACATCACCACCATGGATCAAGCCGAGACCCACCTCCTCGCACTTTCCCACAAGGTGATGGAACGCCTCCTCCTCCACGAAGAGACCGGGAAGACCGTATTCATCAAGATCCGCTACTCCAGCTTCACCACCACCACCGCACAGATCACCCTCCCCACCCCCATCCAGTGCGCCGAGGACCTCTACGAGACCGCCCGGACCCTCCTCACCTCACGATGGGACGGCAAGACTCCCATCAGGCTCCTCGGCGTGGGGGTCTCGGGCCTCGCCCCCGAGACGGAACTCCTACCCCCCCAGCTCTTCCCCGATCCCTCCCGGAAGAAGAAGACACTGGAAGAGGCGCTCCTCGCCCTCGAGAAGAAGAAAGGGAGGAAACTCCTCACCAAGGCGCGACTCCTTCCCCATCCCCACCGGGATCCCCCCGCACCTTGA
- a CDS encoding AEC family transporter — MRIPFLPLMYSVLQLFVLMGLGFLLRKRGGFSSSFFQDLSTLLVRIFLPLYFFARFSRTTLPQLTTAWIFPLSAVGIALTGLVAATLLGTLIPRLDREERKAYLALASFGNSGYLPITNIELLALSVPLVAERFGTDLPGIYVGAYLVGSSTLLWTAGYALITGTATRSPLALLTPTVRGILAGLSIPVLGLQEAFFHPSLPFASIVSTLDTIGSTTLPLVLLCLGAMLADISVSREERKAYLGAALTIVGVRLLILPALFYLAYFLFLRDTLTPPQLWVLFLETHTPPATNLSIMAQSADTHKEIAGISLFTSYLAYLILFPVSLVLFLSLLYP; from the coding sequence ATGCGCATCCCCTTCCTCCCCCTCATGTACTCGGTGCTTCAACTCTTCGTGCTCATGGGACTGGGCTTCCTCCTCAGAAAGAGAGGAGGATTCTCCTCATCGTTCTTCCAGGACCTCAGCACCCTCCTCGTGCGCATCTTCCTCCCCCTCTACTTCTTCGCACGCTTCTCGCGCACCACCCTCCCGCAACTCACCACAGCCTGGATATTCCCCCTCAGCGCAGTGGGGATCGCCCTCACAGGCCTCGTCGCAGCCACACTCCTGGGGACCCTGATCCCCCGACTCGACCGGGAGGAACGAAAGGCCTACCTCGCCCTCGCCTCGTTCGGCAACTCGGGGTATCTCCCCATCACCAACATCGAACTCCTCGCCCTCTCGGTGCCCCTCGTGGCCGAACGCTTCGGTACCGACCTCCCCGGGATCTACGTGGGCGCCTACCTCGTGGGCTCGAGCACCCTCCTGTGGACCGCGGGCTACGCCCTCATCACCGGGACCGCCACCCGATCCCCCCTCGCCCTCCTCACCCCCACCGTGCGGGGGATCCTCGCGGGACTCTCCATCCCCGTCCTCGGTCTCCAGGAGGCCTTCTTCCACCCCTCCCTCCCCTTCGCGAGCATCGTCTCCACCCTCGACACCATAGGTTCCACCACCCTCCCCCTCGTCCTCCTCTGCCTCGGTGCCATGCTCGCCGACATCTCCGTGTCACGGGAGGAACGAAAGGCCTATCTGGGAGCCGCCCTCACCATCGTGGGCGTCCGCCTCCTCATCCTCCCGGCCCTCTTCTACCTCGCCTATTTCCTCTTCCTCAGGGACACCCTTACCCCTCCCCAGCTGTGGGTCCTCTTCCTCGAGACCCACACCCCGCCCGCCACCAACCTCTCGATCATGGCCCAGAGCGCCGACACCCACAAAGAGATAGCCGGCATCTCCCTCTTCACCTCCTATCTCGCCTACCTCATCCTCTTCCCCGTCTCCCTCGTCCTCTTTCTCTCGCTCCTCTACCCATGA
- a CDS encoding PAS domain S-box protein → MATRFPPVLLVEDEVLIALDLVRTLAERGLETIHTTSSEEALRALDTTPAVGLVLMDIGLGEGENGIDLARRIRTTSSLPIIFFSNYSFFSNYSDPETLAQVESIEGSIFLPKLVTRETLLTNVIRLLKDRCADRAAGTDDRIRRLIDVLDQPAALCGLTRERGALSWRPLHGNGLFKAWMDHSSPLLSDMTSLPAERVAEALDQGGPLEIPLRKTSEHGGRALLIPWTKDLFLIVLRGSDLLETLTENEEKYRLLIENQTDLVVKIDTEGRFLYVSPSYCRMFGKSEEELLGKTFIPLVHPDDREATLKAMEALYRPPYTAYMEQRAMTVYGERWLAWSDTAVLDEEGNVVGIIGVGRDIHEKKLAEIALKEATEQLKKAVEERELLLKELLHRVRNTLSLILSFIHLEKSSWADPRLLSRISSLEARVKSLSELYALLHNLGGIKEVDLSAYLSRLAQTLLIAYAPGDRISLDMDLAPLSCSAKDATSLGLIVTEIITNSCKHAFEDRGTISLALRREGDELVMELGDDGRGLPETHDSAGSGGLGLQVIRLLVQQLGGTLSVDSGRGTRYTIRIPARRS, encoded by the coding sequence GTGGCCACGCGGTTCCCTCCCGTCCTTCTCGTGGAGGACGAAGTACTCATCGCCCTCGACCTCGTACGGACCCTCGCCGAGAGGGGACTGGAGACCATCCACACCACTTCCTCGGAAGAGGCTCTCAGGGCCCTCGATACCACACCCGCCGTGGGCCTCGTCCTCATGGACATTGGACTCGGTGAAGGGGAAAACGGTATCGACCTCGCACGGCGGATCAGGACGACATCGTCCCTTCCCATCATCTTCTTCTCGAACTACTCGTTCTTCTCGAACTACTCGGACCCCGAGACCCTCGCCCAGGTGGAGTCGATAGAGGGAAGCATCTTCCTTCCCAAACTCGTCACCAGGGAAACCCTCCTCACCAACGTGATCCGTCTCCTCAAGGACAGGTGCGCGGATCGCGCCGCCGGAACCGACGACCGTATACGGCGCCTCATAGACGTGCTCGACCAGCCCGCCGCCCTCTGCGGACTCACGCGGGAGAGAGGGGCCCTCTCCTGGAGGCCCCTCCATGGAAACGGCCTCTTCAAGGCATGGATGGACCACTCCTCCCCCCTCCTCTCGGACATGACGAGCCTCCCGGCCGAGAGGGTGGCGGAAGCCCTCGACCAGGGGGGGCCCCTCGAGATCCCCCTCCGGAAGACCTCGGAGCATGGAGGAAGGGCGCTCCTCATCCCATGGACGAAGGACCTCTTCCTCATCGTCCTGAGGGGATCCGATCTCCTTGAGACCCTCACGGAAAACGAGGAGAAGTATCGTCTCCTGATCGAAAACCAGACCGACCTCGTGGTCAAAATCGACACCGAGGGCCGGTTCCTCTACGTGAGCCCCTCCTATTGCCGCATGTTCGGCAAGAGCGAAGAGGAACTTCTGGGTAAGACCTTCATCCCCCTCGTCCATCCCGACGACCGGGAGGCAACCCTCAAGGCCATGGAAGCCCTCTATCGTCCCCCCTACACCGCCTACATGGAGCAACGCGCCATGACCGTCTACGGCGAACGATGGCTCGCCTGGAGCGACACCGCCGTACTCGACGAAGAGGGGAATGTGGTGGGCATCATCGGGGTAGGAAGAGACATCCACGAGAAGAAACTCGCCGAGATCGCCCTCAAGGAGGCCACGGAACAGCTCAAGAAGGCCGTGGAAGAGAGGGAACTCCTCCTCAAGGAACTCCTCCACCGGGTCCGGAACACCCTCTCGCTCATCCTCAGCTTCATCCATCTCGAGAAATCCTCATGGGCCGATCCACGTCTCCTCTCCCGCATCTCCTCGCTCGAGGCCAGGGTGAAGTCCCTCTCGGAGCTCTACGCCCTGCTCCACAACCTCGGAGGCATCAAGGAGGTCGACCTCTCCGCCTATCTCTCCCGCCTCGCCCAGACACTGCTGATAGCCTATGCGCCGGGGGATAGGATCTCCCTCGACATGGACCTCGCGCCCCTCTCCTGCAGTGCCAAGGACGCCACCTCCCTCGGACTCATCGTCACGGAGATCATCACCAATTCCTGCAAGCACGCCTTCGAGGATCGTGGAACCATCTCCCTCGCGCTGCGCCGGGAAGGGGACGAACTCGTCATGGAACTGGGAGACGACGGACGAGGATTGCCCGAAACACACGACTCCGCAGGATCGGGAGGCCTCGGTCTCCAGGTCATCCGCTTGCTCGTCCAGCAACTCGGCGGCACCCTCTCGGTGGATTCCGGGAGAGGCACCCGATACACCATCCGCATCCCCGCCCGCCGGTCGTGA
- a CDS encoding LL-diaminopimelate aminotransferase, producing MARMNEHFLKLTSSYLFSEIAKRVNTYKEAHPEADIIKMGIGDVTLPLPEACIRAFHEAVDEMARAESFKGYGPEQGYAFLREAIAEGDYRSRGVEIDPEEIFISDGAKSDTANFQDLFSSDAKIAIQDPVYPVYLDTNVMAGRTGSHRDGRYEGVIYLPCVPENRFLPEPPDEEVDVVYLCYPNNPTGAVAPRDYLALWVEYARRHDAIILFDGAYEAFIQDPDLPRSIYEIPGAREVAVEFRSFSKTAGFTGTRCAYTVVPKECRVKDSEGRFHSLHDLWFRRQSTKFNGVSYPVQRAAAAVYTPEGQAQVRANIAYYMENARIFREALTGLGYACTGGEDSPYIWVETGTDSWEFFQLLLERAQVVCTPGAGFGKSGEGFVRFSAFNFRENVEEAARRLSTVFSGATQ from the coding sequence ATGGCGAGGATGAACGAGCACTTCCTCAAACTCACTTCATCGTACCTCTTCTCCGAGATCGCGAAGCGGGTGAACACCTATAAGGAGGCACATCCAGAGGCGGACATCATCAAGATGGGGATAGGCGACGTCACCCTGCCCCTGCCGGAGGCGTGCATAAGGGCCTTTCACGAGGCCGTGGACGAGATGGCCCGGGCCGAGAGCTTCAAGGGCTACGGACCGGAGCAGGGCTACGCCTTCCTCCGGGAGGCCATCGCAGAGGGAGACTACCGGAGCAGAGGCGTGGAGATAGACCCCGAGGAGATCTTCATCTCCGACGGAGCCAAGTCGGATACCGCCAACTTCCAGGATCTCTTCTCCTCCGACGCGAAGATCGCCATCCAGGATCCGGTGTATCCCGTGTACCTCGACACCAACGTGATGGCCGGTCGTACGGGCTCCCATCGCGACGGACGGTACGAGGGCGTGATCTACCTCCCCTGCGTGCCCGAGAACCGCTTCCTCCCGGAACCCCCTGACGAGGAGGTGGACGTGGTCTACCTCTGCTACCCCAACAACCCCACCGGAGCGGTGGCACCCCGGGACTACCTGGCGCTGTGGGTGGAGTATGCGAGGAGGCACGACGCGATCATCCTCTTCGACGGGGCCTACGAGGCCTTCATTCAGGATCCAGACCTTCCTCGCTCGATCTACGAGATCCCCGGAGCCCGTGAGGTGGCGGTTGAATTCCGCAGCTTCTCCAAGACCGCAGGCTTCACCGGCACGCGGTGCGCCTACACCGTGGTCCCCAAAGAGTGCAGGGTGAAGGACAGCGAGGGGAGGTTCCACAGCCTCCACGACCTCTGGTTCAGGAGGCAGAGCACCAAGTTCAACGGTGTCTCCTACCCCGTACAGCGGGCGGCCGCGGCGGTCTACACCCCGGAGGGCCAGGCCCAGGTGCGCGCCAACATCGCCTACTACATGGAAAACGCCAGGATCTTCAGAGAAGCCCTCACCGGTCTCGGCTACGCCTGTACAGGTGGAGAGGACTCACCCTACATCTGGGTGGAGACCGGCACTGACTCCTGGGAGTTCTTCCAGCTCCTCCTCGAAAGGGCCCAGGTGGTATGCACACCGGGTGCAGGATTCGGGAAATCGGGAGAGGGCTTCGTGAGGTTCAGCGCCTTCAACTTCAGGGAGAACGTCGAGGAGGCGGCCCGCCGCCTCTCCACCGTATTCTCGGGGGCAACGCAATGA
- a CDS encoding lysophospholipid acyltransferase family protein, producing MRSTAFLLFFITELLFVALLYPLGPLLSLFSPRLARRYVQMTATLWGKSLFFVAGVPITVKGKEHLPPHDRICFVANHQGFADIPLILMATGRAPGFIAKKELKLLPVIGFWMTALRCVFIDRKSLRQGKRAIEEGARHIREGHPMVIFPEGTRSRSYTMRPFRHGSFKLAYLSNATIVPITIVGSFHLLEERGYLRKHPVEVHIHPPIELSTLTEEGRKELPEKVFHIIQGPLLDRETSRPS from the coding sequence ATGAGGAGCACGGCCTTCCTTCTCTTCTTCATCACCGAGCTCCTCTTCGTCGCCCTTCTCTATCCCCTCGGTCCCCTCCTCTCCCTCTTCTCCCCCCGTCTCGCGCGACGGTACGTCCAGATGACCGCCACGCTGTGGGGCAAGTCACTCTTCTTCGTGGCCGGGGTGCCGATCACGGTGAAGGGGAAGGAACACCTTCCGCCCCACGACCGCATCTGTTTCGTGGCCAACCACCAGGGTTTCGCCGACATCCCCCTCATCCTCATGGCCACCGGGAGGGCGCCCGGCTTCATCGCAAAAAAAGAGCTGAAGTTGCTCCCCGTCATCGGGTTCTGGATGACCGCCCTCCGCTGCGTCTTCATCGACCGGAAGAGCCTCCGGCAGGGCAAGCGCGCGATAGAAGAGGGGGCCCGTCACATCCGGGAGGGCCACCCCATGGTCATCTTCCCCGAAGGCACACGCTCCCGTTCCTACACCATGAGGCCCTTCAGGCACGGGAGCTTCAAGCTCGCCTACCTCTCGAACGCCACCATCGTGCCCATCACCATCGTGGGGAGTTTCCACCTCCTCGAGGAGAGAGGGTACCTCAGGAAGCACCCTGTGGAGGTGCACATCCATCCTCCCATAGAGCTCTCGACCCTCACCGAAGAAGGGCGGAAGGAACTCCCCGAGAAGGTCTTTCACATCATTCAAGGACCACTTCTCGATCGGGAAACGAGCCGCCCCTCCTGA